One stretch of Cohnella algarum DNA includes these proteins:
- a CDS encoding ABC transporter substrate-binding protein yields the protein MDGAVGPRETVSIIEVWGHGIVIYGNRWGRGGYNLYNGLELNPPEPVLQHLIDKEPYRTITLEQLPAYAGDRVFLTVYGEGGGAERAKEMKASRIWADLPAVKRGCVYEVDIQRFGAGDPISLSRQLDIQVRLLRTGGRGRST from the coding sequence TTGGACGGGGCCGTCGGACCGCGGGAGACGGTATCGATCATCGAGGTATGGGGGCACGGCATCGTCATTTACGGCAACCGGTGGGGCCGGGGCGGTTATAACCTGTATAACGGTCTGGAATTGAATCCTCCGGAGCCGGTGCTGCAGCACTTGATTGACAAAGAGCCGTACCGGACGATCACGCTCGAGCAATTGCCCGCGTATGCCGGGGACCGCGTCTTCCTGACCGTGTACGGGGAGGGCGGCGGAGCCGAGCGGGCGAAGGAAATGAAGGCAAGCCGGATCTGGGCGGATCTCCCCGCCGTCAAACGCGGATGCGTCTATGAAGTCGACATTCAGCGCTTCGGCGCAGGGGATCCTATATCGCTCAGCAGACAGCTGGATATTCAGGTCCGGTTGCTCCGGACGGGGGGCCGGGGAAGGTCGACCTGA
- a CDS encoding AraC family transcriptional regulator, which produces MRDPDTSPVPSIGCVPVDIQLLSMRNGWRAERSDDVRLLLVVIEGQGALRIHGRRCKVRHGQCIWVEPGISVRAGTKGECGFRLFVCAFLLFSAGSAPQVETGSSGFVCWDGIGSGSFAKTVMHLQELLRHGRSAEFGRQLRNQAIFQEIMLAVWSEAGDGPPSSRHNSRKAVERAAAYLEAHFDRDIDIERLVADAMIGKRYFNRLFRELTGSSVTEYVTTLRMNHARHLLSQSGSRVKDVASAVGYRDEFYFNRKFKQSFGVAPGQYSRNLKYDKKLFATQYLGHLLSLGIRPVGATSNVMSHSFLRELVEGIESVDPPLSVERVGELDPDLIIGWEPSDEEKLSAVAPVVLLPYGEGTSMDHFLRLADMLDKRKEARQ; this is translated from the coding sequence ATGCGAGATCCCGATACGAGCCCGGTTCCGTCGATTGGCTGCGTTCCCGTCGACATTCAGCTGCTGTCCATGCGAAATGGCTGGCGGGCCGAGCGTTCCGACGATGTCCGCTTGCTGCTGGTCGTCATAGAGGGGCAAGGCGCGCTGCGTATCCATGGCCGCCGCTGCAAGGTTCGCCATGGCCAATGCATTTGGGTAGAGCCCGGCATATCCGTTCGCGCGGGAACGAAGGGGGAGTGCGGTTTCCGTCTGTTCGTTTGCGCGTTTCTCCTCTTTTCCGCCGGATCGGCGCCGCAGGTAGAGACCGGGAGTTCCGGCTTTGTTTGCTGGGATGGAATCGGATCGGGATCGTTCGCCAAAACGGTCATGCATCTGCAAGAATTGCTGCGGCACGGCAGAAGCGCCGAGTTTGGCCGGCAGCTTCGCAACCAGGCGATTTTTCAGGAGATCATGCTAGCGGTATGGTCGGAGGCCGGAGACGGCCCCCCTTCTTCGCGGCACAACTCCCGAAAGGCCGTGGAACGGGCCGCGGCCTATCTGGAGGCTCATTTTGACCGCGATATCGACATCGAACGGCTCGTTGCGGACGCCATGATCGGGAAGCGCTACTTCAACCGGTTGTTCCGGGAACTCACCGGTTCGAGCGTCACGGAATACGTCACGACGCTGCGGATGAACCATGCCCGGCATTTGCTGTCGCAAAGCGGTTCGCGCGTAAAAGACGTGGCTTCGGCGGTGGGCTACCGGGACGAGTTTTATTTCAACCGCAAGTTCAAACAGTCCTTCGGCGTCGCTCCGGGACAGTACTCGCGCAACCTCAAGTACGACAAGAAGCTGTTCGCCACGCAATATTTGGGGCATCTCCTGTCGCTCGGCATCCGCCCCGTCGGAGCGACAAGCAATGTGATGTCGCACTCGTTCCTTAGAGAGCTTGTGGAAGGAATCGAGTCGGTCGATCCGCCCCTGTCCGTCGAGCGGGTCGGCGAATTGGACCCCGATCTCATTATCGGCTGGGAGCCTTCCGATGAGGAGAAGCTGTCCGCCGTTGCCCCCGTCGTTCTCTTGCCCTACGGCGAAGGCACTTCGATGGATCACTTCCTGCGCCTGGCGGACATGCTGGACAAGCGAAAGGAAGCCCGGCAGTGA
- a CDS encoding iron-hydroxamate ABC transporter substrate-binding protein translates to MSNEAAETAGTAGTAASEASGDAPGGESASPSAEATRTVTHEMGETVIPANPQRIVADQYVGHLLALGIKPVGARGDLIDTPFLKDLAADIADTGSPMSPEKVLELKPDLIIVQDGENYEQLSKIAPTIVYEYGKLNSIEQLELFGEILGKQQEAQQWKENFDRKAASYKEQLASVIAEGETVSIVEVWAQGTFVYGNNWGRGGFSLYNALGLSAPEIVENEILNKEQYRQISLEVLPDYAGDYIFLTVYEADGGDKAAQEIKESPIWQSLPAFKNNRIIELNIDEMAPGDPISLEKQMDIQVESLLAAQS, encoded by the coding sequence ATGAGCAATGAAGCCGCCGAAACGGCGGGTACAGCGGGTACGGCGGCGAGCGAAGCAAGCGGCGACGCGCCGGGAGGCGAGAGCGCTTCGCCTTCGGCGGAAGCGACGCGAACGGTTACGCACGAAATGGGCGAAACGGTCATTCCGGCGAATCCGCAGCGGATCGTCGCCGATCAATACGTCGGCCATTTGCTGGCGCTCGGCATCAAGCCTGTCGGAGCAAGAGGCGACCTGATCGATACCCCGTTTTTGAAAGATCTTGCAGCGGATATCGCCGATACCGGAAGCCCGATGTCGCCGGAAAAGGTGCTTGAACTGAAGCCCGATTTGATCATTGTGCAAGACGGGGAAAACTACGAGCAATTGTCGAAGATCGCTCCTACGATCGTATACGAATATGGCAAGCTGAATTCGATCGAGCAATTGGAGCTGTTCGGGGAGATTCTGGGCAAACAGCAGGAGGCGCAGCAATGGAAAGAAAACTTCGACCGAAAAGCGGCCTCCTATAAAGAACAATTGGCGAGCGTCATCGCCGAAGGCGAGACGGTATCGATTGTCGAGGTATGGGCGCAGGGCACGTTCGTATACGGAAACAACTGGGGCAGAGGCGGATTCAGCCTGTATAACGCCCTCGGGTTGTCCGCTCCGGAGATCGTAGAAAACGAAATTCTGAACAAAGAACAGTACCGGCAGATCTCTCTGGAGGTTTTGCCGGACTATGCCGGCGATTATATATTTCTGACCGTCTACGAGGCGGACGGCGGAGACAAAGCGGCGCAGGAGATCAAAGAAAGTCCGATCTGGCAGAGTCTCCCCGCCTTCAAAAATAACCGGATCATCGAATTGAATATCGACGAAATGGCGCCGGGAGATCCGATCTCCCTGGAAAAGCAGATGGATATCCAGGTGGAGAGTCTTCTTGCCGCCCAATCCTGA
- a CDS encoding glutathione peroxidase — MSVYRFRASLIDGKEIELSAYRGKALLIVNIGSKCSYSRQLTGLQKLYERRREQGFEILGFPCNQFNGKEPGSHSEIRDYCERNFGVTFPLFEKTDVRGPSAHPLFQYLTEQAPFKGFDAGSAEGRKMRDFLMENDPDIYAGDGVKWNFSKFLVGRDGEVKGRFETTVEPPDIEKEIEELLFN, encoded by the coding sequence ATGTCCGTATACCGATTTCGGGCATCGCTGATCGACGGGAAGGAAATCGAATTATCGGCCTACCGGGGAAAAGCGCTCCTGATCGTCAACATCGGCAGCAAATGCAGCTATTCGCGCCAGTTGACCGGTCTGCAAAAGCTTTACGAAAGACGGCGGGAACAAGGCTTCGAAATCCTCGGGTTTCCGTGCAATCAATTTAACGGCAAGGAGCCGGGAAGCCATTCGGAAATTCGGGACTATTGCGAAAGGAACTTCGGCGTGACGTTCCCTTTATTCGAGAAAACGGACGTGAGGGGCCCGTCCGCCCATCCGCTTTTTCAATACTTGACGGAGCAAGCGCCGTTTAAAGGCTTCGATGCCGGGAGCGCGGAAGGCCGGAAAATGAGGGATTTCCTGATGGAAAACGATCCGGACATTTACGCGGGCGACGGGGTGAAGTGGAATTTTTCGAAGTTTCTGGTCGGTCGCGACGGCGAGGTGAAGGGGAGGTTCGAAACGACGGTCGAGCCGCCGGACATCGAGAAGGAAATCGAGGAGCTGCTGTTTAACTAG
- a CDS encoding NHLP leader peptide family RiPP precursor, translating to MSVDALKVQIVKKAWEDPVFKQQLLNDPKSALKQAFGIEVPQEIELKVVEETTTSYYLVIPPNPEDVVGGEAGVKYHWS from the coding sequence ATGTCCGTTGACGCTTTGAAGGTACAGATCGTCAAGAAAGCTTGGGAAGATCCGGTTTTTAAGCAGCAGTTGCTGAACGACCCGAAAAGCGCGCTGAAGCAGGCATTCGGCATCGAGGTGCCGCAGGAAATCGAGCTTAAAGTCGTGGAAGAGACGACGACCAGCTATTATCTCGTTATTCCGCCGAATCCGGAGGACGTCGTCGGCGGAGAAGCCGGCGTGAAATACCACTGGAGCTAA
- a CDS encoding sensor histidine kinase codes for MAIFALAIANRQTGAAEASESSAVSIKEWEIQWFADSNKSERPPSLTGPWITADISEPETSIPKGYDGAWVHVAVPPTADWQTPGLLISQLYGLDISVYEEGRLLYRSSRDFSFDRNMLLLALAPKTEPSDLYIRIESMDRAGPSSAVRIGDFYELSETFIREELPSVLLGASIAFMGLLMLLVSGYLNVQQRRAWVSLSLIALTASVMIVTYSTLPFIYFEEFGKGLQFTFDLSMLTVFPALHFYVASVFEGKLAFFKRFGRWFAGYSVLGFLVLILNEMIGDAFFFYYKLFTFWLLAPLILVHLLLVLGQSVIQSVRGNRNSTIMGLGFLALAVMGVADMLKIYAKDSVPILHLWKVGIVLLIISLIVVLARKISADHRRLLSYSKELELFNHQLQRAEKMKIISDLAASIAHEVRNPLQVTRGFLQLIAGRSDEASKPHFEMAINELDRASGIITDFLTFAKPEMDTVVALDIQQELGKIESIISPLAAYHGTVLEVRIPDRLYVLGNPTKFKQAFMNMIKNSIESIQSNGIVKIEAHAENGMAVIRIADNGEGMDEEQIAKLGEPYYSTKTKGTGLGLMVTFRIIEVMKGTLEFRSEKGKGTEALIRFPLARQH; via the coding sequence ATGGCTATTTTCGCGCTAGCCATCGCAAACCGGCAGACCGGGGCTGCCGAAGCGTCCGAATCTTCGGCCGTTTCGATCAAGGAATGGGAGATTCAATGGTTTGCCGACTCTAATAAGTCCGAACGGCCGCCTTCCCTGACCGGCCCCTGGATTACGGCTGACATAAGCGAGCCCGAAACCTCGATTCCGAAAGGGTACGACGGCGCTTGGGTGCATGTAGCCGTCCCGCCTACCGCGGATTGGCAGACGCCGGGTCTTTTGATCAGTCAACTGTACGGACTCGACATTTCCGTATACGAAGAAGGCCGCCTTCTATACCGTTCCTCCCGCGATTTCAGCTTCGACCGAAACATGCTGCTCCTGGCGCTGGCGCCGAAAACGGAACCTTCCGATCTGTACATCCGCATCGAGTCGATGGATCGGGCGGGTCCGAGCAGCGCCGTCCGGATCGGCGATTTCTACGAGTTGTCCGAAACTTTCATTCGCGAGGAGCTTCCAAGCGTTCTTCTCGGCGCCTCCATCGCTTTCATGGGGCTTCTTATGCTGCTCGTTTCCGGCTATTTGAACGTCCAGCAGCGGCGGGCCTGGGTGTCGCTGAGCCTGATCGCCCTGACGGCGAGCGTCATGATCGTGACGTACTCCACGCTCCCGTTTATCTATTTCGAGGAATTCGGAAAGGGGCTGCAATTTACATTCGATTTGTCGATGCTTACGGTGTTCCCCGCGCTTCACTTTTACGTGGCTTCCGTATTCGAGGGCAAGCTGGCTTTTTTCAAAAGATTCGGCCGCTGGTTCGCGGGCTACTCCGTCCTGGGCTTTCTCGTTCTGATTCTGAACGAGATGATCGGGGACGCGTTCTTTTTCTACTACAAGCTGTTTACGTTCTGGCTTCTCGCGCCCCTGATCCTGGTCCATCTGCTCCTGGTCCTCGGCCAATCGGTAATTCAATCGGTCCGGGGGAACCGGAACAGCACGATCATGGGTTTGGGATTTTTAGCCCTTGCCGTAATGGGCGTCGCGGACATGCTGAAAATTTACGCGAAAGATTCCGTGCCGATCCTCCACCTCTGGAAAGTCGGAATCGTCTTGCTGATCATCTCGCTTATTGTCGTGCTGGCCCGGAAAATTTCGGCGGACCACCGGAGGCTGCTGTCCTATTCGAAGGAGCTGGAGCTGTTCAACCACCAGCTGCAGCGCGCGGAGAAAATGAAAATCATCAGCGATCTCGCCGCTTCGATCGCCCACGAGGTGCGCAACCCGCTGCAAGTGACGAGGGGGTTTTTGCAATTGATCGCCGGCCGATCGGACGAAGCGAGCAAGCCTCACTTCGAGATGGCGATCAACGAGCTGGACCGGGCCTCGGGAATCATTACCGACTTCCTGACCTTCGCCAAGCCCGAGATGGATACGGTCGTCGCCCTCGATATCCAGCAGGAACTGGGCAAAATCGAGTCCATCATCAGCCCGTTGGCCGCCTATCACGGGACCGTTCTTGAAGTCCGCATTCCGGATCGTCTTTACGTGCTCGGGAACCCGACGAAGTTTAAACAGGCTTTTATGAACATGATCAAAAACAGCATCGAATCGATCCAGTCGAACGGAATCGTCAAAATCGAGGCGCATGCCGAGAACGGCATGGCGGTCATTCGCATTGCGGATAACGGCGAAGGGATGGACGAGGAACAAATCGCCAAGCTGGGCGAGCCTTATTATTCGACCAAAACGAAGGGAACCGGGCTCGGGCTGATGGTGACGTTCCGGATTATCGAGGTGATGAAGGGGACGCTGGAGTTCCGAAGCGAAAAAGGAAAAGGAACCGAAGCGTTGATCCGGTTCCCCCTTGCACGTCAACATTAG
- a CDS encoding DUF2252 domain-containing protein yields the protein MAIGDELTGKVRHTQLKLRGQTIAQVLEEFDGGIMGLDHDKRMAKYRKMRGSPYLFFRGSAYLFYFDVGREWFPFHSDPERPTWIQGDLHFENFGAFRSEKGRIVFDVNDFDEGCTGSYLYDVLRMSVSLFLAMSEKELSAGEQMDAVSAYLSAYANQIRKYAERKEDPRSLVFGEQTTKGPIRKLLKKTEKLAASHLVEGITELEEGRRVFRWSEEIQKPTEEERELVMNGWADYVGQVSSRSGLPESFYQVKDIAVKHGSGTASIGLDRFYVLMEGNAGHQGLDDIIIEIKEVRAPVPAYFMPYNESFWETFAHQGKRVITTQQAMHHEADPFLGCLTLGGRHFYARERSPYKKKLKASKLAEPKDWQKSAECMGRITAKMHARADADVEDGILSYHSEDEIARAIGKDTAAFCDYVAHRALSYAYQVREDYALFAEWSESLEQRGQVKAEKPRRKRN from the coding sequence TTGGCGATAGGCGACGAACTGACGGGAAAGGTCAGACATACGCAGCTGAAATTGCGAGGGCAAACGATCGCGCAAGTGCTGGAGGAATTCGACGGCGGGATCATGGGGCTCGACCATGACAAACGCATGGCGAAATACCGGAAAATGAGAGGGAGTCCCTATCTGTTTTTCCGGGGGAGCGCTTACCTGTTTTACTTCGACGTCGGAAGAGAATGGTTTCCCTTTCACAGCGATCCGGAGCGGCCGACGTGGATACAGGGCGATCTGCATTTCGAGAACTTCGGCGCGTTTCGAAGCGAAAAGGGGCGCATCGTTTTCGACGTAAACGATTTCGACGAAGGCTGCACGGGTTCCTATTTGTACGATGTGCTGCGCATGTCCGTCAGTCTTTTTTTGGCGATGTCCGAGAAAGAACTGTCGGCCGGCGAGCAGATGGATGCGGTGTCCGCCTACTTGTCCGCTTACGCCAATCAGATCCGGAAGTATGCCGAGCGCAAGGAGGATCCCCGCTCGCTCGTCTTCGGCGAGCAGACGACGAAAGGCCCGATCCGCAAGCTGCTGAAGAAAACGGAGAAGCTTGCGGCCAGCCACTTGGTCGAGGGCATTACGGAGCTGGAGGAGGGGCGCCGGGTTTTTCGCTGGTCCGAGGAGATTCAGAAGCCGACCGAAGAGGAGCGGGAGCTCGTCATGAACGGTTGGGCCGATTACGTGGGCCAGGTTTCCTCTCGCAGCGGCCTGCCGGAGTCTTTCTATCAAGTGAAGGATATCGCGGTGAAGCACGGTTCCGGCACGGCTTCCATCGGCCTGGACCGATTCTACGTTCTGATGGAGGGAAACGCCGGGCATCAAGGGCTTGACGATATTATTATCGAGATCAAGGAAGTACGGGCGCCGGTGCCGGCCTACTTCATGCCTTACAATGAATCGTTCTGGGAAACATTCGCGCATCAGGGCAAGCGGGTCATCACGACCCAGCAGGCGATGCATCATGAAGCGGATCCGTTTCTCGGGTGCTTGACGCTCGGAGGACGGCATTTTTACGCAAGGGAGCGGTCTCCGTACAAGAAGAAGCTGAAGGCGAGCAAACTCGCGGAACCGAAGGATTGGCAGAAATCCGCGGAGTGCATGGGCCGGATCACGGCCAAGATGCATGCCCGCGCGGATGCGGACGTGGAGGACGGCATTCTGTCCTATCACAGCGAGGACGAAATCGCCCGGGCGATCGGCAAGGATACCGCCGCCTTCTGCGATTATGTGGCCCACAGGGCGCTATCTTATGCGTACCAGGTGCGGGAGGATTACGCGTTGTTCGCGGAGTGGAGCGAGTCCCTGGAGCAACGCGGGCAGGTCAAGGCGGAAAAGCCGCGCCGGAAGCGGAATTGA
- a CDS encoding helix-turn-helix domain-containing protein has protein sequence MSNARFDLISLQEAMDILGVSRATIDRWRKEKRLPHIKIGKEIWIDKEKLRAWVHLHSRQGNENGPKNGAERTVTVGYQSGAALLWSTLIIKKEGLFEDELRRISPSTRYRVNWLNAPNGMELVEKLIGGTVNIAAVGDYPLIAGRALSHLLPRFRPLFLAFDGKARNGGGIALVVPARRAASRPDELAGSAISTVGHSSASFRLQQWMNAHGLSTEPIVHRTMRDCLNGVLSGHVGASFMWEPYPSWAQSVGAAVSFPSDGIGGDYLTGLVADGNWADRNEDVVIAYLKAHLRAHAFMRSEPEKASAIISEASGFPHPVVAALIPRIRWDSSLYGKDLHTLNRLGDSQTGWLSAVNARESRPGFDYGMPYLQMAAEALGLPILPDAPLPGEWSDEAVY, from the coding sequence ATGTCCAACGCGAGATTTGATCTGATCAGCCTTCAGGAAGCCATGGACATTTTGGGCGTCAGTCGAGCCACGATCGATCGGTGGCGCAAGGAGAAACGGCTGCCCCACATCAAAATCGGCAAGGAAATCTGGATCGACAAAGAAAAGCTCCGGGCATGGGTTCATCTTCACTCCCGGCAAGGCAACGAGAATGGCCCGAAAAACGGTGCCGAACGCACGGTCACTGTCGGTTATCAAAGCGGGGCCGCCTTGTTATGGAGCACCCTTATCATCAAAAAGGAGGGATTGTTCGAAGACGAGCTGCGGCGGATAAGCCCGTCGACCCGCTATCGCGTGAATTGGCTCAATGCCCCGAACGGCATGGAGCTTGTCGAGAAGCTCATCGGGGGAACCGTGAACATCGCGGCCGTCGGAGACTATCCGTTGATTGCCGGCCGGGCGCTGAGCCATCTTTTGCCCCGGTTTCGGCCATTGTTTCTGGCGTTCGACGGCAAGGCGCGCAACGGCGGTGGAATCGCCCTTGTCGTCCCGGCCCGGAGAGCGGCGAGCCGCCCGGATGAGCTGGCCGGATCGGCCATTTCCACGGTCGGCCATTCCAGCGCCTCCTTTCGGCTGCAGCAGTGGATGAACGCGCACGGCTTATCGACGGAACCGATCGTCCACCGGACGATGCGGGACTGTCTGAACGGCGTCCTCTCCGGCCATGTCGGCGCCAGCTTTATGTGGGAGCCCTACCCGAGCTGGGCGCAGTCCGTCGGGGCGGCCGTGTCGTTTCCGTCCGACGGGATCGGCGGCGATTATTTAACGGGGCTCGTGGCGGACGGAAATTGGGCGGATCGCAACGAAGATGTCGTGATCGCCTATTTGAAAGCCCATCTGCGCGCCCATGCGTTCATGCGCAGCGAACCCGAGAAGGCCTCCGCCATCATCTCCGAAGCGAGCGGCTTCCCGCACCCGGTCGTGGCCGCCCTCATTCCGCGAATCCGCTGGGACTCTTCCCTGTACGGCAAGGATCTGCATACGTTAAACCGTCTGGGCGACAGCCAAACAGGATGGCTTTCGGCGGTCAATGCCCGCGAATCCCGACCGGGGTTCGACTATGGCATGCCTTATTTGCAAATGGCGGCGGAAGCGCTCGGACTCCCGATTCTGCCGGATGCGCCCCTGCCCGGAGAGTGGTCCGACGAGGCCGTATATTGA
- a CDS encoding sulfonate ABC transporter substrate-binding protein, translating to MKRRIRKKGILASGMLWVAAVMALTLLAACGSNGANQGAGSASGGPSPGASSSPAAGPDEASPSGEAGKAAESNKTIRIGYQKYASINILKVRGGLEEKLAEIGYKVEWTEFPGGPQLLEAVNVGSIDFGNVGEAPPIFAQAAGTPLVYLGHSPASPKAEAILVPEDSPIKTGADLKGKKVALNKGSNVHYLLVKYLEQQGLEYSDIEVVFLPPADARAAFESGSVDAWVIWEPFYSAAQLATNARVLADGEGLVNNYEFYLSTHSFYENDKPALDVLLEQLRESDRWAAENPSEVAGLLAPDLGLEVPSLEQALSHRGFGVEPITDDIVLAQQQIADAFFDLKLIPEKIDIREGIVE from the coding sequence ATGAAAAGACGCATTCGAAAGAAGGGCATCCTCGCGAGCGGAATGTTGTGGGTGGCGGCGGTCATGGCGCTGACGCTGCTGGCCGCATGCGGATCGAACGGCGCGAATCAGGGGGCGGGTTCGGCAAGCGGCGGCCCGAGCCCCGGCGCGAGCTCGTCGCCGGCGGCGGGCCCGGACGAAGCGAGCCCGAGCGGGGAAGCGGGCAAAGCCGCGGAGTCGAACAAAACGATTCGCATCGGCTATCAGAAATACGCTTCGATCAACATCTTGAAAGTTCGGGGCGGTCTGGAGGAAAAGCTGGCCGAAATCGGCTACAAGGTCGAATGGACCGAGTTTCCCGGGGGTCCTCAGCTGCTTGAGGCCGTTAATGTCGGCAGCATCGATTTCGGCAACGTGGGCGAAGCTCCCCCGATTTTCGCCCAAGCGGCCGGGACGCCGCTCGTCTACCTCGGCCATTCGCCGGCGAGTCCGAAGGCCGAGGCCATTCTCGTTCCCGAGGATTCCCCGATCAAGACCGGAGCGGATCTGAAAGGCAAAAAAGTCGCCTTGAATAAAGGCTCGAACGTCCATTACCTGCTCGTGAAATATTTGGAGCAGCAAGGATTGGAATACTCCGATATCGAGGTCGTGTTTCTCCCCCCGGCCGATGCGAGAGCCGCGTTCGAAAGCGGCAGCGTCGACGCCTGGGTCATCTGGGAGCCCTTCTACTCCGCGGCGCAGCTGGCGACGAACGCCCGCGTGCTGGCGGACGGCGAAGGACTGGTGAACAATTACGAATTTTATCTTTCCACCCATTCATTTTATGAAAACGACAAGCCGGCGCTGGACGTACTGCTGGAGCAGCTCCGGGAATCCGACCGGTGGGCGGCGGAGAACCCGTCCGAAGTGGCCGGATTGCTTGCGCCGGATCTTGGCCTCGAGGTTCCTTCGCTGGAGCAGGCGCTGTCCCACCGTGGGTTCGGCGTCGAGCCGATAACGGACGATATCGTTCTGGCGCAGCAGCAAATCGCCGACGCGTTTTTCGATCTGAAGCTGATTCCGGAAAAAATCGATATCCGGGAGGGGATCGTCGAGTGA
- the ssuD gene encoding FMNH2-dependent alkanesulfonate monooxygenase: protein MEIFWFIPLHGDGKYLGTSEGARAVDYDYIRQIAQAADRLGYRGVLVPTGKACEDAWIAASSLISATRRLKFLVAVRPGLMSPSVAARMASTFDRLSGGRLLVNVVTGGDPHELAGDGIFLPHGERYEQTDEFMTIWRKLLQGERVSYQGKHLRTEESELLFPPIQRPHPPVYFGGSSPAAHRIAADHVDVYLTWGEPPEEVAKKIADVRALAEAKGRTVRFGIRLHVIVRETEEEAWAAANRLIRYVDEETIAEAQRIFARYDSVGQKRMADLHKGDKSSLIIAPNLWAGIGLVRGGAGTALVGDPESVAARMKEYRELGIETFVLSGYPHLEEAYRAAELLFPLLPLKPQEEQDRSAPIEAAGEMIAYNKRPGKRTVMGDGGTAYELHRQARV from the coding sequence ATGGAAATCTTCTGGTTTATCCCCCTGCACGGGGACGGAAAATATTTGGGAACGTCGGAAGGCGCGCGCGCCGTCGATTACGATTATATCCGCCAAATCGCGCAGGCGGCCGACCGGCTCGGCTATCGCGGCGTGCTCGTCCCGACGGGCAAAGCCTGCGAGGACGCCTGGATCGCGGCATCGTCGCTGATCTCGGCCACCCGCCGGCTTAAATTCCTCGTCGCCGTGCGCCCGGGGCTCATGTCGCCGTCCGTCGCGGCCAGGATGGCCTCCACTTTCGACCGTCTGTCGGGCGGCCGGCTGCTCGTGAACGTCGTGACGGGCGGGGACCCTCACGAACTGGCCGGGGACGGCATTTTCCTCCCGCACGGCGAGAGATACGAACAGACCGACGAGTTTATGACGATCTGGCGCAAGCTCTTGCAGGGCGAGAGGGTGTCCTATCAAGGCAAGCACTTGCGGACGGAGGAGAGTGAGTTGCTGTTCCCGCCGATCCAGCGGCCGCATCCGCCGGTTTATTTCGGAGGCTCCTCGCCCGCCGCCCATCGGATCGCGGCGGATCACGTCGATGTTTACCTGACGTGGGGAGAGCCCCCGGAGGAGGTCGCCAAGAAGATTGCGGACGTGCGGGCGCTCGCCGAAGCGAAAGGCCGGACGGTCCGATTCGGCATTCGCCTGCACGTGATCGTCAGGGAAACGGAGGAAGAAGCGTGGGCTGCCGCCAACCGGCTGATCCGCTACGTGGACGAAGAAACGATCGCGGAAGCGCAGCGCATTTTTGCCCGGTACGACTCCGTCGGGCAAAAGCGGATGGCCGACCTGCACAAGGGCGACAAGTCGTCGCTCATCATCGCGCCGAACCTGTGGGCGGGCATCGGACTCGTTCGCGGGGGAGCGGGCACCGCCCTCGTCGGCGATCCGGAATCGGTGGCGGCCCGGATGAAGGAGTACCGCGAGCTCGGCATCGAGACGTTCGTCTTGTCCGGTTATCCTCATCTGGAGGAAGCCTATCGGGCGGCCGAGCTGCTGTTCCCGCTGCTGCCGCTGAAGCCTCAAGAAGAACAGGACCGCTCGGCGCCGATCGAAGCCGCGGGAGAGATGATCGCGTACAACAAACGCCCGGGCAAACGAACCGTCATGGGGGATGGGGGAACGGCATATGAACTTCATCGTCAAGCTCGCGTATAA